A genomic stretch from Budorcas taxicolor isolate Tak-1 chromosome 15, Takin1.1, whole genome shotgun sequence includes:
- the PIH1D2 gene encoding PIH1 domain-containing protein 2, which translates to MESSSKGLLTQVTQFWNLLDDLAESNPESYQKFIQQQLKEGKELCATPEPQLCLQTRILKPKEKLLFINLCQWKRIPAPESATHPVPLSIGRPEDTSETSDVYTVIDVAYHPDVLQAAEKDQVKKDQLIRMAMKCIEEQLQLTLSNCYSITKFRIKGSIQRMKQNLMGIQTNPAGLREKMRNELTLEKIRSSTVSNSDQFPQLLLPKDQVSSKTACLIEEISSTETEVEMKRPAYELKLVADQNEKPLKIELKVELPGINSVSLCDLSVSEDDILIEVSEKYRLYLNLPESVDTEMTTAKFIKEKATLIVTMPLVLAHFKNE; encoded by the exons ATGGAGTCATCCTCAAAGGGTCTGCTTACCCAGGTTACTCAGTTCTGGAACCTCTTAGATGATCTGGCTGAAAGTAACCCTGAGAGCTATCAGAAGTTCATTCAACAGCAGCTCAAAGAGGGGAAAGAGCTCTGTGCTACCCCAGAACCACAGCTCTGTCTACAAACCAGGATTCTG aaaccaaaagaaaaattactttttatcaACCTATGTCAGTGGAAAAGGATCCCAGCTCCAGAATCAGCCACTCATCCAGTACCTCTAAGTATTGGCAGACCAGAAGATACATCTGAGACATCAG ATGTTTACACAGTCATCGATGTTGCCTATCATCCTGATGTTCTCCAGGCAGCAGAGAAAGACCAAGTGAAAAAAGATCAACTGATACGGATGGCCATGAAATGCATTGAGGAACAACTCCAACTTACTCTCTCAAACTGTTACTCTATTACCAAATTTAGAATAAAAGGAAGCAttcaaagaatgaaacaaaatctGATGGGAATCCAAACCAATCCCGCAGGcttaagagagaaaatgagaaacg aactaaCCCTTGAAAAGATAAGAAGCAGTACTGTGAGCAATTCAGATCAGTTTCCTCAACTTTTACTGCCGAAAGACCAAGTTTCAAGTAAAACAGCATGTCTGATAGAAGAAATTTCTAGTACAGAGACTGAAGTGGAGATGAAGAGACCAGCCTATGAATTAAAACTTGTGGCAGATCAGAATGAGAAACCTCTGAAAATTGAATTGAAAGTTGAATTACCTGGTATTAATTCAGTATCTCTCTGTGACCTTAGTGTTTCTGAG gatgaTATATTGATCGAGGTCTCTGAAAAGTACAGATTATATCTAAATCTTCCAGAATCTGTGGATACTGAAATGACTACAGCAAAATTTATCAAAGAGAAAGCCACTTTAATCGTCACAAT
- the NKAPD1 gene encoding uncharacterized protein NKAPD1 isoform X1 has translation MSRVPLGKVLLRNVIRHTDAHNKIQEESDMWKIRELEKQMDDAYRGTKRKMLPSSSSRMRSDGFDEESQRDYWRPKNEICGALDDGFLKAKSWNKKLYDYEANMPDRWGHSGYKELYPEEFETDSSDQQDITNGKKPSPQVKSSTHESHKHKKSKKSHKKKQKKKSHKKQKKSKKEATDITADSSSEFSEETGASSTRKRKQPHKRKKKSRKKSLKKSPLFLEAESDTSPSDDSASSSSEESEERDTKKTKRKKRQKKVHIPVVNNEIQERTNKRTNWKVATDERSAESSEDD, from the exons ATGTCCCGAGTTCCTTTGGGGAAAGTCCTCCTGAGAAATGTCATCCGGCACACAGATGCTCACAATAAG ATACAGGAGGAATCAGATATGTGGAAAATAAGAGAACTGGAGAAACAGATGGATGATGCTTACCGGGGAACCAAAAGGAAAATGTTACCCAGCAGTTCAAG cCGGATGCGCAGTGATGGTTTTGATGAAGAAAGTCAAAGAGACTACTGGAGGCCAAAGAATGAAATTTGTGGAGCACTGGATGATGGTTTTCTTAAGGCTAAATCCTGGAACAAGAAGTTATATGATTATGAAGCTAACATGCCAGACAG ATGGGGCCACAGTGGATATAAAGAGTTATACCCTGAAGAATTTGAAACAGACAG taGTGATCAGCAAGATATTACCAATGGGAAAAAACCATCTCCCCAGGTGAAATCATCTACCCATGAATCTCACAAACACAAGAAGTCAAAGAAGTCCcacaaaaaaaagcagaaaaaaaagtcacacaaaaaacagaagaagagCAAAAAGGAAGCCACAGATATAACAGCAGATTCCTCAAGTGAGTTCTCAGAAGAAACTGGGGCTTCTAGTACCAGGAAAAGGAAGCAACCACACAAACGCAAGAAAAAATCCAGGAAAAAGTCTCTCAAGAAATCTCCTTTATTCTTAGAGGCAGAGAGTGACACTTCCCCATCAGATGATTCTGCATCCAGCAGTTCTGAGGAAAGTGAGGAAAGAGACACTaagaaaaccaaaaggaaaaagagacagaaaaaagtcCACATCCCTGTAGTTAACAATGAAATACAGGAGAGGACAAACAAACGCACTAATTGGAAAGTGGCTACAGATGAAAGGTCTGCCGAGAGTTCAGAGGATGACTAA
- the NKAPD1 gene encoding uncharacterized protein NKAPD1 isoform X2 produces MSRVPLGKVLLRNVIRHTDAHNKIQEESDMWKIRELEKQMDDAYRGTKRKMLPSSSSRMRSDGFDEESQRDYWRPKNEICGALDDGFLKAKSWNKKLYDYEANMPDRWGHSGYKELYPEEFETDSDQQDITNGKKPSPQVKSSTHESHKHKKSKKSHKKKQKKKSHKKQKKSKKEATDITADSSSEFSEETGASSTRKRKQPHKRKKKSRKKSLKKSPLFLEAESDTSPSDDSASSSSEESEERDTKKTKRKKRQKKVHIPVVNNEIQERTNKRTNWKVATDERSAESSEDD; encoded by the exons ATGTCCCGAGTTCCTTTGGGGAAAGTCCTCCTGAGAAATGTCATCCGGCACACAGATGCTCACAATAAG ATACAGGAGGAATCAGATATGTGGAAAATAAGAGAACTGGAGAAACAGATGGATGATGCTTACCGGGGAACCAAAAGGAAAATGTTACCCAGCAGTTCAAG cCGGATGCGCAGTGATGGTTTTGATGAAGAAAGTCAAAGAGACTACTGGAGGCCAAAGAATGAAATTTGTGGAGCACTGGATGATGGTTTTCTTAAGGCTAAATCCTGGAACAAGAAGTTATATGATTATGAAGCTAACATGCCAGACAG ATGGGGCCACAGTGGATATAAAGAGTTATACCCTGAAGAATTTGAAACAGACAG TGATCAGCAAGATATTACCAATGGGAAAAAACCATCTCCCCAGGTGAAATCATCTACCCATGAATCTCACAAACACAAGAAGTCAAAGAAGTCCcacaaaaaaaagcagaaaaaaaagtcacacaaaaaacagaagaagagCAAAAAGGAAGCCACAGATATAACAGCAGATTCCTCAAGTGAGTTCTCAGAAGAAACTGGGGCTTCTAGTACCAGGAAAAGGAAGCAACCACACAAACGCAAGAAAAAATCCAGGAAAAAGTCTCTCAAGAAATCTCCTTTATTCTTAGAGGCAGAGAGTGACACTTCCCCATCAGATGATTCTGCATCCAGCAGTTCTGAGGAAAGTGAGGAAAGAGACACTaagaaaaccaaaaggaaaaagagacagaaaaaagtcCACATCCCTGTAGTTAACAATGAAATACAGGAGAGGACAAACAAACGCACTAATTGGAAAGTGGCTACAGATGAAAGGTCTGCCGAGAGTTCAGAGGATGACTAA
- the TIMM8B gene encoding mitochondrial import inner membrane translocase subunit Tim8 B translates to MAELGEADEAELQRLVAAEQQKAQFTAQVHHFMELCWDKCVEKPGNRLDSRTENCLSSCVDRFIDTTLAITSRFAQIVQKGGQ, encoded by the exons ATGGCGGAGCTGGGTGAGGCGGATGAAGCTGAGTTGCAACGCCTGGTGGCGGCCGAACAGCAGAAAGCGCAGTTCACTGCACAG gtGCATCACTTCATGGAGCTATGTTGGGATAAATGTGTGGAGAAGCCAGGGAATCGCTTAGACTCTCGCACGGAAAATTGTCTCTCTAGCTGTGTGGACCGCTTCATTGACACTACTCTTGCTATCACCAGTCGGTTTGCCCAGATTGTACAGAAAGGAGGGCAGTAA
- the SDHD gene encoding succinate dehydrogenase [ubiquinone] cytochrome b small subunit, mitochondrial — translation MATLWRLSVLCGAREGRALFLRTPVVRPALVSAFLQDRPAQGWCGTQHIHLSPSHHSGSKAASLHWTGERVVSVLLLGLIPAAYLNPCSAMDYSLAATLTLHSHWGIGQVVTDYVHGDAVQKAAKTGLLVLSAFTFAGLCYFNYHDVGICKAVAMLWKL, via the exons ATGGCGACTCTCTGGAGGCTAAGTGTCCTCTGCGGCGCCAGAGAAGGGCGAG CTCTGTTCCTCCGAACCCCAGTGGTCAGACCAGCTCTTGTCTCAGCATTTCTCCAGGACCGACCTGCTCAAGGATGGTGTGGAACACAGCATATTCACCTGTCACCCAGCCACCATT CTGGCTCCAAGGCTGCATCTCTCCACTGGACTGGTGAGAGGGTTGTCAGTGTTTTGCTCCTGGGCCTAATTCCAGCTGCTTATTTGAATCCTTGTTCTGCGATGGACTACTCCCTGGCCGCAACCCTCACTCTCCACAGTCACTG gggCATTGGACAAGTTGTTACTGACTATGTTCATGGAGATGCAGTGCAGAAAGCTGCCAAGACAGGCCTTTTGGTGCTCTCAGCTTTCACCTTTGCTGGGCTCTGTTACTTCAACTATCATGATGTGGGCATCTGCAAAGCTGTGGCTATGCTGTGGAAGCTCTGA